In the Gracilinanus agilis isolate LMUSP501 unplaced genomic scaffold, AgileGrace unplaced_scaffold48620, whole genome shotgun sequence genome, AGGGGTACAACTTCTTACTTAGCTTGATGGATCTTCTCATCACAGTGATAAAGAGCTCTCTCTTGTGGGATGCATTCTTAAACCTACAAGAGATAACATTTCATTTAGATTGAGCATGGGGATGATGAACAGCCAGAGATCAAGTTCATTGGATATAAGACATGAATAGCTGTCAGAGAACTCAAGGCTTGAGGTTCGAGGTAAGAACTCTGGGATGGGAGCACTCTGAGgttttttattcaattgattacatcaaatacCCATCACATTGAATGTAAAGCAATGAAGAATATATCAGCTcaactgatttttattttccaaacaaTGGTATCATTAGTGCCAGAGAGCATTTGAACACCAGGAGACTGGGATTTTCTGGAATAGGAACCcagtaggaggaagagaagattttTCACTTCAAGAATATACTTCCAAAAGTGAAGAGTTCATCAGGGAGAGTTGTAACGAATGCGGGTATTAATGAAAAGACAGATCTGTATGGTTCCAATTCACCCATGGAAGGTCATTACAATCTGTTGGGGACTATTGGTGTGGGGTAGGGCTTTGCAGAATAATTAGAACAGCCATTAGACTATTTAAAGCATCAAAGCAACCCACTTTATTTTCATGCATTTTACTCACACAAGGGAAGGCTAGAAACCTCAGTTTGAGATGCAGGATGCCAAAGATGGAGAAACaaggataagaagggaaggaTTGAAGGACAACATCCATCCCTCAAAATGGAGCAGTACCTCTAAAAGGGGACAGTAAAGGACAGGGAACAGATACTACCACATGTATCACTAAAGATTTAACTTCAATGTGAGGCCACAGATAGCAAAAGGAAGGAGTGCCCTTGATACCAattctattttgttgtttagGACTCTTAGGACCTGCTCACTCTATGTATCAGGGCAGTGGACAGATATAGAAGGTGTGGCATTTACTGGGAGGAGGAGAGTCTCTAATTAGATTTCTTTAATtggaatgcttaataaatatttgttctatcattttatctatctatatgcACTTGATATATATTTAATGCTTGATACTGATTGATCTATTTatttgcacttaataaatgtttattgattgattgatattgatttatctacctatcatctacttatctatctctgaattatgcccaaagggctttaaaagaatgcatgtcctttgaaatagcaataccactgctgagtttatatcccaaagagattttttttttttttttttttttttacgtttATAAacatttggaattttatttaaaaaaaaaaaaaacatcacaaCCATTAACATCGTTACAGTTAGTTCTCCTCCTGGGTCTCCACACAATGATATTTGAGCATGCTCACAACAATGGTTTCTCATTGGTTTAGTCTCCGTTAAACAACCatcttaaaagaaggaaaagaaactcagGGCACTACCATTTAACTTGTTTTAATGTTTCTCCACAAATGGTGAAAAATACTAAAGTACAGACAAGGAATAATCATAATGTTGTGGCCAACATTATAAATAtggaattataaatttaaaacattttctggtttaaaaaataaatctggtAGTAAATGCAGCTCTGCGGGGTTTCTGCGCCTAGTAGGGCCGGTCTCTGCGCTCCTGGCGATGCTCGCCTTTATCTATCTTTCCGGGCCCGCCACGGCCTCCTCTTCTGCCACCCATTTGCTCCATGAGAGGTCCGGGAGGACCCCCAGggcctcctcttcttcctccaccaaagccCCCTCGGTCCATTCCTCGACCTCCCCGAAAGCCGCCTCTGTCTCCACCTCGGCCTCCTCGGAACATACCGCCAGGCCCACCACGGTCCATGAGGCCGCCTCTGCCGCCCCTCATGCCGCCGGGGCCGCCTCTGCCACGATCACCACCTGGAGGGGGAAAGGGTGGTGGCAGAAATCCCTCCGGCTTAGGGGCCTTGCACTGATTACACTCTGTTCTCCAGGCAAAATTCTGGTTTCCGCAGCCTGGGTTAGGGCACTGCCAATCCCCTGCTCTGTGCTGGACATTTCCTCCTCCTGAGGGGTTTCCACGCGAACCCCTGGGTCCTCTTGGTGGAAAACCTCCCCTGTCTCCTCCTCTGCCTCCCATTCGACCCATGGGACCTCCTGGCCCCCCTGGTCCTCCAGGACCTCCTCGGAGAGGGGGAGGCATCCCTCTGCCTTCACGGGGTGGCATGCCACCTCGCATGCTGTTCATTGGAGGTTTCTTCCGAGCAAGAGACACTTTGAGTTTGCTCCCTTGGAAATCTTTCCCATCAAACCATTCTACTGCAGCCTTTGCAGTAGGTGGGTCGTCATAGGACACGGTGGCATCTCCTTTGGGTTTTCCGGTTTCCTTGTCTAAGTAAATGTTTATCATCGGCTGCCCAGTCCTTTTGTTCATCTTGACAACCCCACACTGTTTGAAAAAGTCTGCCAGCTCGTCAGCAGTCACGCTCTCATTCAGGCCCTGTACGTAAATTGCACTGTTTTCGGAGTCTTCATCTGGATCTACAGGTGGGCCTAAGTCAAGGTCTGGTCCTTCTTCCATAGGTCCACCAGGCTTATTGAAGCCACCTCGCTCTCCAGCGCCCATTCCACcgcgtcctcctcctcctcctccccgccCACCTCTGCTCATGCCTCCACGATCAAATCCCCCTCTTCCCCTGCCCCGGTTATCAGGGCCACTCATGCTCCGGTTTTCTCCAGGTCCGGAAAAGCCTCCAGACTCCTGCCCATATACACCCATGCTACTGGGATGGTCCTGCCGGAATGCACTCTGCTGCCCGTAGCTGCTGCTCTGTTGGCTATATTGACTTGGAGCCTGGCTGTAGGATCCAGTTTGGGGGGGATAACTAGTGGGGGGCTGCTGCCCATAGCTGCTCTGTTGACCATAGCTACTCTGCTGTCCATAGCTGCTCTGCTGCCCATAGGTATTCTGCTGGGAGTAACTGCTCTGATCGTAACTAGTCGGCTGGGTAGAGGAATAGCTGGTTGGAGGATAGGATGGAGGTGCGGTGACTGGCTGCATGGGGTAGCTGCCTGGCACCTGTGGGTAACTGTAGTTGCTCTGCCCGTATCCTAGGCTGGGTTGGCTGTAGCCTGCTGTACTAGATTGAGGCTGACTAGTCTCAGCGGGCTTGCTACCATCCTGGGGTCTTGCAGGGGCTGCAGTTGCTGGCTGCTGCCCATAGGTTGGGTAAGCAGGCTGGGTGCCATATGCAGATTGGGCTGCATAGGATGCTTGGGTGGTCGTAACTGTAGCAGTGGTGGTGTCGTAGGCCCCCGTGCCATATCCTTGGACAGGCTGACTGTAAGCTTGAGGTGCAGTTGGTGTAGTATAACCTGTTGGAGGCTGTCCATAAGAGGTTGCATACGCAGTCTGCCCATACGTCGCAGTTGTTTGAGCCTGTGTATAGCTGACATCAGTAGGCTGCCCGTAGGCTCC is a window encoding:
- the LOC123255557 gene encoding RNA-binding protein EWS-like isoform X3, with the translated sequence MASTDYSTYSQAAAQQGYSAYAAQPAQGYAQTTQAYGQQSYGAYGQPTDVSYTQAQTTATYGQTAYATSYGQPPTGYTTPTAPQAYSQPVQGYGTGAYDTTTATVTTTQASYAAQSAYGTQPAYPTYGQQPATAAPTSYSSTQPTSYDQSSYSQQNTYGQQSSYGQQSSYGQQSSYGQQPPTSYPPQTGSYSQAPSQYSQQSSSYGQQSAFRQDHPSSMGVYGQESGGFSGPGENRSMSGPDNRGRGRGGFDRGGMSRGGRGGGGGGRGGMGAGERGGFNKPGGPMEEGPDLDLGPPVDPDEDSENSAIYVQGLNESVTADELADFFKQCGVVKMNKRTGQPMINIYLDKETGKPKGDATVSYDDPPTAKAAVEWFDGKDFQGSKLKVSLARKKPPMNSMRGGMPPREGRGMPPPLRGGPGGPGGPGGPMGRMGGRGGDRGGFPPRGPRGSRGNPSGGGNVQHRAGDWQCPNPGCGNQNFAWRTECNQCKAPKPEGFLPPPFPPPGGDRGRGGPGGMRGGRGGLMDRGGPGGMFRGGRGGDRGGFRGGRGMDRGGFGGGRRGGPGGPPGPLMEQMGGRRGGRGGPGKIDKGEHRQERRDRPY
- the LOC123255557 gene encoding RNA-binding protein EWS-like isoform X2, with translation MASTDYSTYSQAAAQQGYSAYAAQPAQGYAQTTQAYGQQSYGAYGQPTDVSYTQAQTTATYGQTAYATSYGQPPTGYTTPTAPQAYSQPVQGYGTGAYDTTTATVTTTQASYAAQSAYGTQPAYPTYGQQPATAAPARPQDGSKPAETSQPQSSTAGYSQPSLGYGQSNYSYPQVPGSYPMQPVTAPPSYPPTSYSSTQPTSYDQSSYSQQNTYGQQSSYGQQSSYGQQSSYGQQPPTSYPPQTGSYSQAPSQYSQQSSSYGQQSAFRQDHPSSMGVYGQESGGFSGPGENRSMSGPDNRGRGRGGFDRGGMSRGGRGGGGGGRGGMGAGERGGFNKPGGPMEEGPDLDLGPPVDPDEDSENSAIYVQGLNESVTADELADFFKQCGVVKMNKRTGQPMINIYLDKETGKPKGDATVSYDDPPTAKAAVEWFDGKDFQGSKLKVSLARKKPPMNSMRGGMPPREGRGMPPPLRGGPGGPGGPGGPMGRMGGRGGDRGGFPPRGPRGSRGNPSGGGNVQHRAGDWQCPNPGCGNQNFAWRTECNQCKAPKPEGFLPPPFPPPGGDRGRGGPGGMRGGRGGLMDRGGPGGMFRGGRGGDRGGFRGGRGMDRGGFGRGGPGKIDKGEHRQERRDRPY
- the LOC123255557 gene encoding RNA-binding protein EWS-like isoform X4, whose protein sequence is MASTDYSTYSQAAAQQGYSAYAAQPAQGYAQTTQAYGQQSYGAYGQPTDVSYTQAQTTATYGQTAYATSYGQPPTGYTTPTAPQAYSQPVQGYGTGAYDTTTATVTTTQASYAAQSAYGTQPAYPTYGQQPATAAPARPQDGSKPAETSQPQSSTAGYSQPSLGYGQSNYSYPQVPGSYPMQPVTAPPSYPPTSYSSTQPTSYDQSSYSQQNTYGQQSSYGQQSSYGQQSSYGQQPPTSYPPQTGSYSQAPSQYSQQSSSYGQQSAFRQDHPSSMGVYGQESGGFSGPGENRSMSGPDNRGRGRGGFDRGGMSRGGRGGGGGGRGGMGAGERGGFNKPGGPMEEGPDLDLGPPVDPDEDSENSAIYVQGLNESVTADELADFFKQCGVVKMNKRTGQPMINIYLDKETGKPKGDATVSYDDPPTAKAAVEWFDGKDFQGSKLKVSLARKKPPMNSMRGGIGGLMDRGGPGGMFRGGRGGDRGGFRGGRGMDRGGFGGGRRGGPGGPPGPLMEQMGGRRGGRGGPGKIDKGEHRQERRDRPY
- the LOC123255557 gene encoding RNA-binding protein EWS-like isoform X1 → MASTDYSTYSQAAAQQGYSAYAAQPAQGYAQTTQAYGQQSYGAYGQPTDVSYTQAQTTATYGQTAYATSYGQPPTGYTTPTAPQAYSQPVQGYGTGAYDTTTATVTTTQASYAAQSAYGTQPAYPTYGQQPATAAPARPQDGSKPAETSQPQSSTAGYSQPSLGYGQSNYSYPQVPGSYPMQPVTAPPSYPPTSYSSTQPTSYDQSSYSQQNTYGQQSSYGQQSSYGQQSSYGQQPPTSYPPQTGSYSQAPSQYSQQSSSYGQQSAFRQDHPSSMGVYGQESGGFSGPGENRSMSGPDNRGRGRGGFDRGGMSRGGRGGGGGGRGGMGAGERGGFNKPGGPMEEGPDLDLGPPVDPDEDSENSAIYVQGLNESVTADELADFFKQCGVVKMNKRTGQPMINIYLDKETGKPKGDATVSYDDPPTAKAAVEWFDGKDFQGSKLKVSLARKKPPMNSMRGGMPPREGRGMPPPLRGGPGGPGGPGGPMGRMGGRGGDRGGFPPRGPRGSRGNPSGGGNVQHRAGDWQCPNPGCGNQNFAWRTECNQCKAPKPEGFLPPPFPPPGGDRGRGGPGGMRGGRGGLMDRGGPGGMFRGGRGGDRGGFRGGRGMDRGGFGGGRRGGPGGPPGPLMEQMGGRRGGRGGPGKIDKGEHRQERRDRPY